One genomic segment of Saccharomyces kudriavzevii IFO 1802 strain IFO1802 genome assembly, chromosome: 8 includes these proteins:
- the RSC30 gene encoding Rsc30p (similar to Saccharomyces cerevisiae RSC3 (YDR303C) and RSC30 (YHR056C); ancestral locus Anc_5.322), with translation MMDMQVRKVRKPPACTQCRKRKIGCDRAKPICGNCVKYNKPDCFYPDGPGKMVAIPSASGISSHGGGQSANHFNQGNGVNQKNVMIQTQYPIMQTSIEASSFTFSPAADTTAQWNKTTSHQNTSTNNNTAPLQSSNNLNSNVHGSVIVRSDSPDVPSMDQIREYNTRLQLVNAQNIDFTDSAYSFNAGMNQDSAVFDLMTSPFTQEEVLLKEIDFLKNKLIDLRNLQLKSLKERLISNTNSSGRSKISKTGGTFKKGAVNSKGTEFEYSSSATRSSSQKYFTALTITDVQSLVQVKPLKDTPNSLFTRNFIILRDNYLFKFYNILHDICHINQFKVSAPVDNDNQKFTETGKVEFPSKAKIIKTLESELVGNLNFEGFLPIFDKSQLLDFVNNSFPNSDSDSSFSTNNLPLRQLSKLGQLTVVLLVMNDSKTLFSGQVVNAYVFSLMNNLNLIRNQIKLIDLESYDQEAIKFIAMAKFYENLYIHDDHKSNLDEDLNCLLSFQINDFELFHFLKKIYYLRHSLLGQSSFMISATENLSPIPSSIDINDIPLIANDLKLLETQTKLINILQNVPFYLPLDLAKVESLLETLNIGVKKLLGSHGISEASKEWKDILNFINTIVYTNFFLFIQNEASLSMTAQQSSKRNRTSSYEKCVKNLMNIISTMHVFYSMSFSFIFPIKSIKSFSSENCFHSNGNEFLFLHQFIQILQNFIVITFAVFQRCEVILYDDFYKSLSNEEINVQLLLIHDKILEILKKLEIMLSFLRNEMNANGNFESIKSFNKALNLIKYMLRFSKKKQNFARNSNNNGVSDYNQSAKNKNVLLRFTINELNRTYLKFKEISDFLMEREVFQKNIIIDKDLESDNLGITTANFNDFYDAFYN, from the coding sequence ATGATGGACATGCAAGTGAGAAAAGTGAGGAAGCCGCCTGCTTGCACCCAGTGCAGGAAGAGAAAGATCGGGTGCGACAGAGCAAAACCGATATGTGGAAATTGTGTTAAGTATAACAAACCGGACTGTTTCTATCCAGATGGGCCCGGCAAGATGGTCGCTATACCCTCTGCGTCCGGCATATCCTCGCACGGAGGTGGCCAAAGTGCTAACCATTTCAATCAGGGAAACGGTGTAAACCAGAAAAACGTAATGATTCAGACCCAGTACCCGATCATGCAAACGTCGATAGAAGCTTCTAGCTTCACCTTTAGCCCTGCTGCGGATACTACTGCCCAGTGGAACAAAACCACTAGCCATCAAAATACTAGTACAAACAATAACACTGCTCCACTTCAAAGTAGTAATAACCTCAACAGTAATGTTCATGGCAGCGTTATTGTTAGAAGCGATAGTCCTGATGTACCCTCCATGGACCAAATTAGAGAGTACAACACGCGATTACAACTGGTCAACGCTCAAAATATTGACTTCACGGATAGTGCATATTCTTTCAATGCTGGTATGAATCAAGACTCGGCAGTTTTCGATCTAATGACTTCCCCGTTCACTCAAGAAGAGGTGTTGCTCAAAGAAATAGACTTCctgaaaaacaaactaaTTGACTTGCGAAACTtgcaattgaaaagtttgaaagaaagattaATCTCAAATACGAATAGTTCCGGCAGAAGCAAAATCAGCAAAACAGGTGGTACCTTCAAGAAAGGTGCAGTCAACAGTAAAGGGACTGAGTTTGAATATTCAAGCTCTGCGACACGTTCGTCGTCCCAAAAATACTTCACAGCCTTAACGATAACGGATGTACAAAGTTTGGTCCAGGTGAAACCGCTGAAGGATACTCCTAACTCCCTTTTCACCAGAAACTTCATTATTCTGAGGGATAATTACCTTTTTAAGTTTTATAATATCCTGCACGATATTTGCCATATCAACCAATTCAAAGTGAGTGCCCCTGTCGACAATGATAACCAAAAGTTCACGGAGACTGGCAAAGTTGAATTCCCATCGAAAGCGAAGATTATCAAGACGCTTGAGTCTGAACTTGTTGGGAATCTGAACTTTGAGGGGTTTTTACCAATCTTCGACAAATCCCAATTATTGGATTTTGTTAATAATTCTTTCCCAAATAGTGATTCGGATTCTTCATTCTCAACAAATAATCTTCCCTTACGTCAGTTGTCTAAACTGGGACAATTGACTGTGGTTCTGTTGGTGATGAACGATTCAAAGACTTTATTTAGTGGACAAGTCGTCAACGCCTATGTCTTCTCGTTGATGAATAATCTAAACTTGATTCGAAACCAAATCAAACTGATAGATCTGGAATCTTATGACCAAGAGGCCATCAAGTTTATTGCCATGGCGAAATTTTATGAGAATTTATACATTCATGATGATCataaatcaaatttagATGAAGACTTAAATTGTCTGTTAAGTTTCCAAATAAATGATTTCgaattatttcattttttgaagaaaatatattacTTAAGACATTCACTATTAGGTCAATCCTCATTTATGATATCTGCTACTGAAAATTTATCTCCAATACCTTCTTCCATTGATATTAACGATATACCGCTAATTGCTAACGATTTAAAACTATTAGAGACACAAacaaaattgataaatattCTGCAAAATGTTCCTTTCTATTTACCACTAGACTTGGCCAAAGTTGAAAGTCTACTAGAAACCTTAAACATAGGGGTGAAGAAATTGCTAGGTTCTCATGGTATCAGCGAAGCCAGCAAAGAGTGGAAAGATATTCTAAATTTTATCAATACTATAGTGTACacaaacttttttcttttcattcaaaatgaagCATCCTTATCGATGACGGCTCAGCAGTCATCTAAAAGGAATAGAACGTCAAGTTATGAAAAATGTGTGAAGAATCTAATGAACATTATTTCCACCATGCACGTTTTTTATTCTATGTCGTttagtttcattttccctATCAAATCGATAAAGTCATTTTCAAGTGAGAATTGTTTCCATTCCAATGGTAAtgaattcttgtttttgcaCCAATTTATCCAAATCTTGCAAAATTTCATAGTGATAACATTTGCCGTTTTCCAGCGTTGCGAAGTAATACTATATGACGATTTTTATAAGAGCCTTTCAAATGAGGAAATTAACGTTCAACTGCTATTGATTCAtgataaaattttggaaattttaaagaaattagaaaTTATGCTATCCTTTTTACGGAATGAAATGAATGCCAACGGAAACTTCGAATCCATCAAAAGTTTCAACAAGGCCCTGAATCTGATCAAATATATGCTTAGGTtcagcaagaaaaaacaaaattttgcCAGGAACTCCAATAATAATGGTGTCTCAGACTACAATCAGTCAGCGAAGAACAAAAACGTTCTATTGAGGTTCACTATTAATGAACTAAACCGAACctatttgaaatttaaGGAGATTTCAGATTTCTTGATGGAAAGAGAGGTTTTccagaaaaatataatcaTTGACAAGGATCTGGAATCAGATAATCTAGGTATTACTACGGCAAACTTCAATGATTTCTATGATGCATTTTATAACTAG